From Bradyrhizobium sp. NDS-1, the proteins below share one genomic window:
- a CDS encoding MraY family glycosyltransferase — MTALGSSPEVAAGLVLLAIAPALLAAPLSSCITWLSMPLLQRYALARPNARSSHRIPTPQGAGIAVVAATLLVAVPWAAWIHDALPLALIGSAVLIALVGLVDDIKPLPVVVRLFLQAAAVTAIVYPAPESLRIVPALPFAFERLLIVIAGVWFVNLVNFMDGLDLMTVSEVVPTTAALGLIAWWGDLSASAGLIATALCGATLGFAPFNKPAARVFLGDVGSLPIGLLLGWCLLDLAWRGQPAAALLLPGYYLADSTITLFRRIIRREPFWSAHRSHFYQRATDNGFTVPQVIGEVFALNLVLSLLAIVTVRAGSLTVTIVSLLAGAVAVAFVLRRFSRPQAS, encoded by the coding sequence GTGACGGCTCTCGGCTCGAGTCCGGAAGTTGCGGCCGGACTGGTGCTGCTCGCGATCGCGCCGGCCTTGCTGGCTGCACCACTCTCCTCCTGCATCACCTGGCTGAGCATGCCGCTGCTGCAACGCTATGCGTTGGCACGTCCGAACGCACGCTCATCACACAGGATTCCAACTCCGCAAGGCGCGGGTATCGCGGTTGTCGCAGCGACCTTGCTGGTTGCCGTGCCCTGGGCCGCTTGGATCCATGACGCGCTTCCCCTGGCTCTGATCGGGTCCGCCGTGCTGATCGCCCTGGTCGGTCTTGTCGATGATATCAAGCCTCTGCCGGTCGTCGTTAGGCTCTTTTTGCAAGCCGCGGCCGTGACCGCCATCGTGTACCCGGCGCCGGAATCGCTGCGCATCGTGCCCGCTCTACCGTTTGCCTTTGAACGTCTCCTGATCGTCATCGCCGGCGTCTGGTTCGTGAACCTGGTCAATTTCATGGACGGGCTCGACTTGATGACGGTATCCGAAGTGGTGCCGACGACGGCCGCGCTCGGGCTGATCGCATGGTGGGGCGACCTCTCCGCATCCGCCGGACTGATCGCCACGGCCCTGTGCGGCGCCACGCTCGGCTTTGCGCCTTTCAACAAGCCGGCCGCAAGAGTATTCCTCGGCGATGTCGGCAGCCTGCCGATCGGCCTTCTGCTTGGCTGGTGCCTGCTGGATCTCGCCTGGCGCGGGCAACCTGCTGCGGCGCTGCTGCTGCCCGGCTATTACCTTGCGGATTCCACCATCACGCTGTTTCGGCGCATCATCAGGCGCGAGCCGTTCTGGTCGGCACATCGCTCGCATTTCTATCAGCGTGCGACGGACAACGGGTTCACGGTGCCCCAGGTCATCGGCGAAGTGTTCGCGCTCAATCTGGTGCTCTCATTACTTGCCATCGTCACCGTTCGCGCCGGCTCGCTGACGGTCACGATCGTGTCCCTGCTCGCAGGCGCGGTCGCGGTCGCCTTCGTGCTGCGGCGCTTCTCGCGCCCTCAGGCGTCCTGA
- a CDS encoding lysylphosphatidylglycerol synthase transmembrane domain-containing protein translates to MRRILLSAAKILISVALLYLALRKVDLSELFSRFTVTSLLWIGVAIAVTFLQIFVGVLRWREISAECGAPLELDRAMRYNVIGAFFNQTLPSAIGGDAVRLWLVARAGAGWRAATYSIFVDRAIGLIALAIVIVASLPWSYTLITDPHGRSALLLVDFAALAGGLGFLIFGALKWRWLKTWWATHHIHACAVIANRVIFSRSRGPIIAILSVLVHVLAVVIAWCVVQSIAAPISFGQIFLLVPPVMLITLMPISIAGWGVREATMGLAFGFAGLATNEGVNVSLLYGAVFFIVGAIGGLVWILSAEKAAQGSAPIGVPE, encoded by the coding sequence ATGCGCCGAATCCTGCTTTCTGCGGCCAAGATCCTGATTTCCGTGGCGCTGCTCTATTTGGCGCTGCGCAAGGTGGACCTGTCCGAACTGTTTTCGCGCTTCACGGTGACCAGCCTGCTCTGGATCGGCGTGGCGATCGCGGTCACGTTCCTGCAGATCTTCGTCGGCGTGCTGCGCTGGCGCGAGATCAGCGCCGAATGCGGAGCGCCGCTCGAGCTCGACCGCGCCATGCGCTACAACGTGATCGGCGCCTTCTTCAACCAGACGCTGCCCTCGGCGATCGGCGGCGATGCCGTCCGGCTGTGGCTGGTCGCGCGCGCCGGCGCCGGCTGGCGTGCTGCGACCTATTCGATCTTCGTCGACCGCGCGATCGGCCTGATCGCGCTCGCGATCGTGATCGTCGCGAGCCTGCCCTGGAGCTACACCCTCATCACAGATCCGCACGGGCGCTCGGCGCTACTGCTCGTCGATTTCGCAGCGCTCGCGGGCGGCCTCGGCTTCCTGATCTTCGGCGCGCTGAAATGGCGCTGGCTGAAGACCTGGTGGGCGACGCATCACATCCACGCCTGCGCGGTGATCGCCAACCGCGTGATCTTCAGCCGCAGCCGCGGACCGATCATCGCAATCCTGTCGGTCCTCGTTCACGTGCTCGCCGTCGTGATCGCATGGTGCGTGGTGCAGTCGATCGCCGCGCCGATCAGCTTCGGCCAGATCTTCCTGCTCGTCCCGCCGGTGATGCTGATCACCTTGATGCCGATCTCGATCGCGGGCTGGGGCGTGCGTGAAGCAACGATGGGCCTGGCATTCGGCTTTGCGGGACTGGCCACGAACGAGGGTGTCAACGTCTCGCTGCTGTATGGCGCCGTGTTCTTCATCGTCGGCGCGATCGGCGGCCTGGTCTGGATCCTCAGCGCAGAGAAGGCCGCGCAAGGCTCGGCTCCGATCGGGGTGCCGGAGTGA
- a CDS encoding NAD-dependent epimerase encodes MTDQAILVTGAAGFIGFHVARQLLGEGRSVVGLDNLNAYYDPALKRARLALLQSDSRFSFVEADLADREAMAGLFARHRFTEVVHLAAQAGVRYSIEQPHAYADSNLQGFLNVLEGCRNHGCRHLVYASSSSVYGANTKLPFAVADRTDHPVSFYAATKKANEVMAQSYSHLYRLPVTGLRFFTIYGPWGRPDMAMFLFVDAIMAGKPIRLFNHGKMRRDFTYIDDVTRVVSRLIDLVPADDPSAANAPFKLYNVGNHHPEELMHVVGLLERELGRTAIKELLPMQPGDVLETFADVEDLMRDTGFAPSTPIEHGVHNFVTWYRDYFKV; translated from the coding sequence ATGACGGATCAGGCGATTTTGGTCACGGGAGCCGCCGGCTTCATCGGCTTTCACGTCGCCCGGCAGCTCCTGGGCGAAGGCCGGTCCGTCGTCGGGCTCGACAATCTCAACGCCTATTACGATCCGGCTTTGAAGCGGGCGCGCCTGGCGCTGTTGCAGAGCGACTCCCGTTTCTCGTTCGTCGAGGCCGATCTTGCCGACCGCGAGGCAATGGCGGGGCTGTTTGCGCGGCATCGCTTTACAGAGGTCGTGCATCTCGCGGCGCAGGCCGGCGTGCGCTACTCGATCGAGCAGCCGCACGCCTACGCCGATTCCAATCTGCAGGGCTTTCTCAACGTGCTCGAGGGCTGCCGCAACCACGGCTGTCGTCATCTCGTCTACGCCTCGTCATCCTCCGTTTACGGCGCCAACACAAAACTGCCATTTGCGGTTGCGGACCGCACCGACCATCCCGTGAGCTTCTACGCCGCGACCAAGAAGGCGAACGAGGTGATGGCGCAGTCCTACAGCCATCTCTATCGCCTGCCGGTCACGGGGCTGCGCTTCTTTACCATTTACGGCCCGTGGGGCCGGCCCGACATGGCCATGTTTCTGTTCGTGGACGCCATCATGGCGGGCAAGCCGATCCGGCTCTTCAACCATGGAAAGATGCGCCGAGACTTCACCTATATTGATGATGTGACGCGCGTCGTGTCCAGACTGATCGATCTTGTGCCCGCGGACGATCCTTCTGCCGCAAATGCGCCGTTTAAGCTCTACAATGTCGGCAATCACCATCCGGAGGAACTGATGCACGTCGTCGGTCTTCTGGAGCGGGAGCTGGGCCGGACGGCGATCAAAGAATTGCTGCCGATGCAGCCGGGAGATGTGCTGGAAACGTTCGCGGATGTCGAGGATTTGATGCGCGACACCGGCTTTGCACCGTCAACGCCGATCGAGCATGGGGTCCACAATTTTGTCACCTGGTATCGGGACTACTTCAAGGTTTGA
- a CDS encoding mannose-1-phosphate guanylyltransferase/mannose-6-phosphate isomerase, which translates to MDKRIIPLIMCGGAGTRLWPASREVRPKQFLPLFGTRSTFQDTLLRVSDSSLFDRPIVITNASYRFMVLEQLAEIGIEADVILEPMRRDSGPAIAAGAVFAQNRAVDAIVLALAADHVVQDTGAFVAACREGLAAASTGRIVTFGVKPERPATEYGYINPGEVIAGEVHAVARFVEKPDAVKASDYVNSGYLWNSGNFMFPASVLLDEYRKVDAASVEAVTNAVNNAGRDLGFVTLEPEAFGSAKAISIDYAVMEKTSRAAVVPVSCGWSDVGSWHAVWELSDKDAQGNAAHGAAVFEDSRNCNVTTDRALVALEGVDDLVVVATADAVLVSRQKDANGLKRLVTKLKAVAPKVTEEHLKVHRPWGSYQSVDNGERHQVKRIVVKPGGRLSLQKHHHRAEHWIVVRGAARVTVNETVKTVHENESIYIPMGAVHRMENPGKIMLELIEVQTGSYLGEDDIIRIEDDYQRS; encoded by the coding sequence ATGGACAAACGCATAATCCCCCTGATCATGTGCGGCGGTGCCGGCACGCGGCTTTGGCCGGCTTCGCGCGAGGTGCGGCCCAAGCAGTTCCTGCCGCTGTTCGGCACGCGCTCCACCTTCCAGGACACGCTGCTGCGCGTCTCCGATTCCTCCCTGTTCGACCGGCCGATCGTCATCACCAATGCGTCCTATCGCTTCATGGTGCTGGAGCAACTCGCCGAGATCGGCATCGAGGCCGACGTGATCCTCGAGCCGATGCGGCGTGATTCAGGCCCTGCGATCGCGGCCGGCGCGGTGTTCGCGCAGAACCGCGCCGTTGATGCCATCGTGCTCGCGCTCGCAGCCGATCACGTCGTGCAGGACACCGGCGCTTTCGTCGCCGCCTGCCGCGAGGGTCTTGCGGCCGCGAGCACAGGGCGCATCGTCACCTTCGGCGTCAAGCCGGAGCGGCCGGCGACCGAATACGGCTACATCAATCCGGGCGAGGTGATCGCCGGCGAGGTGCATGCGGTCGCGCGCTTCGTCGAGAAGCCGGACGCGGTGAAGGCATCCGACTACGTCAATTCGGGCTATCTCTGGAACAGCGGCAACTTCATGTTCCCGGCCAGCGTGCTGCTCGACGAATACCGCAAGGTCGATGCGGCAAGCGTCGAGGCGGTCACCAATGCGGTCAATAATGCCGGCCGCGATCTCGGCTTCGTCACGCTGGAGCCCGAGGCGTTCGGCTCGGCCAAGGCGATCTCGATCGACTATGCGGTGATGGAGAAGACCTCGCGCGCGGCCGTCGTTCCGGTGTCGTGCGGCTGGTCGGATGTCGGCTCCTGGCACGCGGTGTGGGAGCTTTCGGACAAGGACGCGCAGGGCAACGCGGCGCATGGCGCCGCGGTGTTCGAGGATTCGCGCAACTGCAACGTCACCACCGACCGCGCGCTGGTCGCGCTCGAAGGCGTCGACGATCTCGTCGTGGTCGCAACCGCGGATGCGGTTCTGGTCTCGCGCCAGAAGGATGCCAACGGACTGAAGCGCCTCGTCACCAAGCTGAAGGCGGTCGCGCCGAAGGTCACCGAGGAGCATCTGAAGGTGCATCGGCCCTGGGGCAGCTATCAATCCGTCGACAATGGCGAGCGCCACCAGGTCAAGCGCATCGTGGTGAAGCCGGGCGGGCGGTTGTCGCTGCAGAAGCACCATCATCGTGCCGAGCACTGGATCGTGGTGCGCGGCGCGGCCCGCGTTACCGTCAACGAGACCGTGAAGACCGTGCACGAGAACGAGTCGATCTACATCCCGATGGGCGCCGTGCACCGGATGGAGAACCCCGGTAAAATCATGCTGGAACTGATCGAGGTCCAGACCGGAAGCTATCTGGGGGAAGACGACATCATCCGGATTGAAGACGACTATCAAAGGTCGTAA
- a CDS encoding Gfo/Idh/MocA family protein — MSSKGSAPAKAGLRVGVIGAGVMGSNHARVLSGLPGVSLVGVVDPSPAHRARATELANCESFETLDQLLAEGVDAVTIAAPTHLHHEVALACIAKNIHVLVEKPIASTVAEGREIVAAAQKAGVTLMVGHVERFNPAVAAVKQAIAGEDILSIAITRVGPFPPRMSNVGVVIDLAVHDIDLIRWFTESDIVEVQPQLSSAVAEREDIALLQFRTANGVLAHINTNWLTPFKARSVTVATRGKYVMGDLLTRQVTECFGFKQDGSYSMRHLPVGHDEPLRAELIAFLRAVRHGETPAVTGDEGVASLEIATQCLETPSQPAATSSARKGPRRVAG, encoded by the coding sequence ATGAGTTCCAAAGGATCTGCACCGGCAAAGGCCGGCCTGCGCGTCGGCGTCATTGGCGCCGGCGTGATGGGCAGCAACCATGCGCGCGTGCTTAGCGGTCTGCCTGGCGTCAGTCTCGTCGGCGTGGTTGATCCTTCGCCTGCGCACCGCGCGCGCGCCACGGAACTTGCCAATTGCGAAAGCTTCGAGACGCTCGACCAGCTCCTCGCCGAAGGCGTCGACGCGGTCACCATCGCAGCTCCGACCCATCTGCATCACGAGGTCGCGCTCGCCTGCATCGCCAAGAACATTCACGTCCTGGTCGAGAAGCCGATTGCGTCCACGGTCGCAGAGGGCCGCGAGATCGTCGCCGCCGCGCAAAAGGCCGGCGTGACGCTGATGGTCGGCCATGTCGAGCGCTTCAATCCGGCGGTCGCCGCCGTCAAGCAGGCGATCGCGGGCGAGGATATTCTCTCCATCGCGATCACGCGCGTCGGCCCGTTCCCGCCGCGCATGTCCAATGTCGGCGTCGTCATCGACCTCGCCGTGCACGACATCGATCTGATCCGCTGGTTCACCGAATCCGACATCGTCGAGGTGCAGCCGCAGCTATCGAGCGCGGTCGCCGAGCGTGAGGACATCGCGCTCCTGCAGTTCCGCACCGCCAACGGTGTGCTCGCGCACATCAACACCAATTGGCTGACCCCCTTCAAGGCGCGCAGCGTCACGGTTGCGACCCGGGGCAAATATGTGATGGGCGATCTGCTCACGCGCCAGGTCACCGAGTGCTTCGGCTTCAAGCAGGACGGCAGCTATTCGATGCGGCATCTGCCGGTCGGCCATGACGAGCCGCTCCGCGCCGAGCTGATCGCGTTCCTCAGGGCCGTGCGTCACGGCGAGACGCCGGCGGTCACCGGCGACGAAGGCGTCGCCAGCCTCGAGATCGCGACGCAGTGCCTCGAAACGCCGTCGCAGCCCGCGGCCACCTCGTCCGCCCGCAAGGGT